TTCTGCCCAACCGGATCGATCTTGATGACCTGATGGGTGAAAATGTACAGGCAGAAGGATTCAAGGCAGTACGAAATCTGCTGATTATTGCCGGTATCGAACCATCTTTCTTTTATCAGCAAAGCAACAGGATACTGAAGCAAAAAATTGAAAATCTGAACGGAGAGCTTACGGTCAATTTTCAGGATTACTGGAGGCAAAATGTTGGCAAAAACAGTAAAATTCGCATCCAGTTTGAACTGGAGCATTACGACATATCCCATCCGGAAAAAAGAGGAAAACCGTATCTGGAATTCTGGATTAAGGATGAATATGAACGACTTTATCCCAAGCAGCGGAGCAGGGGGGTCCGGTGGTTTCTTTCGTTTTTCCTTGAGCTGAAGGCTTCTGCCGTAACAGATTCACAGAAACAGATCCTTCTGATTGATGAACCTGGACTCAGCCTTCATGCACGGGCCCAGGAAGATGTATTAAAGGTCTTTGAAGACCTGAAAGACAAATTAATGATCATTTACACAACCCATTCCCCATATCTTGTTGATATTAACAAACTCCATCGGATAATAGCCGTTCAGCGGGCCATTGAGACCGATGAAACCAGCGAAACCATGCTTCTTGACGTGCATTCCCTGGCAAGGGCTTCAGCCGATACCCTTTCTCCTGTCTATTCCATCATGGGCGCCCGGATTTCAGACCAGCAGATTTTCTCACCCAAGAACAATGTCATTGTTGAAGATCTTTCCGCTTACTACTACTATACGGCTTTCTTCAAATTGCTCGAAATTGCTGAAAAAGTCTCCTTTATTCCTGCTACAGGCCCTGCCGAAGTTGGTATCCTTGCCAATATTCTCACCGGATGGAAACTGGATTTTATTGTTCTTACCAATGATACGGAAGCCGGAAGGATTATTCGTAATGAACTGAAAATTAACTTGTTTGGAAACGACGAAATCAAAGCTTCCCGGCATCTTCTTTCCCTGGAAAACGGGCGTTCGGTGGCCGATCTTTTTTCTACCATTGATTTTAAAAACCATGTGCTGCATCAAAGGGTTGGTATTACCGAATCCAACACGGAATACATTTTTTTCAATGATCTTTCTCCGGTTATTCTTGCGCACGGATTTCATCAGAATGTAATGAACGGGACCATCAAATGGGACGATCTTGACTCTGAATCGCGGACAAGAATATCTGAGGTGGCTGAGCGAATACTGGAACTTCTTAAAAAATAGTAACAAAAAAAAGAAGAGGTTCGGAAGTACGAACCTCTTCTTTTTTATTGATCGTGTATCCGTTTAACTCTTAGTAATAGCGGTCAATTTGTGAAGGCCTTTTCACCAGAATTTCGGGTTTCTCTTCATACACGGTGATAAGTCCGGTAATGGCCACATACCTGTTCTGGAACCACCGTATTGGTCTGCGCGAAAACTCTCTGGCAACCCAGCCGGGCACTACGGCACTGAAATCCTGATAGGGATAAGGTGCTCCAAAGTAGAGATAGTATTCATCGTTTTCATAGGCGTAGTAAACTTCATGTACCTTCCCGAAAACCCTGGCTATGTCGCCGACATAGTATATGGCATCATAGGCCGATACTGTTTCAATCCGGTATCCGATCGGGTAATCCCAGCAGCAATATTCAGGGTACCAGGTTCTGTACTCTCTGTACATATCGGTAGTCCAGTAAATATCTATGTACACGGGAGGTCTGTACGGGTATTTCACGCGCCGTACCTCAACGGAAACCGGAGGGGCCACATATACCTTCACCGGATGACGGTAATGAACATGGTTACTATGGTATCTGCGGTCATTGATTCGTTCGTTCACGTTGATTACTCTGGTTTGTCCGTTATAAACCACGGTCCGTGTTCCATTCACTACCACAGGAGGTTGATAGGTATTGCCGCTTCTTGAAACTCCGGCCCTCTGCGGTTCATTGTCTGCTCTCCCCGAAGACATGTTCCTTCTCTCGGAGGAAACAGCTCCGGCATTTCCCGTTGACCGGTTGTTTCCATCGGAATAAGTGCGGCGCTGCTGGGGAGTATCTCCCGAAGAACTGTTTTGACCCGAACTTCTGGAGGTTTCCCTGCTGCGCTGATTTTCCACAGAATTGGTGGTACTCCCTGAGGGCTGTTGTACCCTGGGTGCTTCATTGCGGCGGGATTCCGATGCCCTGCCGGCATTCCTGCTATCCGGTTCTGTATTTCTGTATGTCTCCCTGCTGCGCTGATTTTCCGAAGAATTAACAGTGCTCCTTACCGGCTGTTGCACCTGGGGCGCTTCATCCCGGCGGGATTCCGATGCCCTGCTGGCATTCCTGCTTTCCGGTTCTGCATTTCTTCTGCTCTCGCCCGCGGAAACTCCGGAGGATCTTACCGGTTCGGAAGCCCTTTGCGGTGCCGCCGTGGATTTTATTTCCTTCTTTTCATCGGATACTTGCGTTTCCGTTTTCTGGCCGTCTGTGGTTCTGGTCTTGTCCCTTCGGTTGGTTTGTGCTGTTCCGGCAACGGCTATCAGTAACAGCATGCCGACCAGTAATTTTGTTTTCATAGTTCCCGTTTTTAAGGGTTTCTGTTTAATTGCATCCAAATTTCTTGCCAAAGTTGCAAAAGATCCAATATTCTTCGAATTTATCTGGATTCCGTTAAGAACAATTCTTGTCTATGCGGTATGTTCGTCAAAATTCGTTTAATTTCGCAATCCAATGATATAACCTATAAACCTTTCAGGATATGCCGCTGAATGTGCCCGACAATCTGCCTGCCATACAACAACTGCGGGAAGAAAATATTTTTGTTATGCAGGAAACCCGGGCTGTCCATCAGGATATACGCCCGCTCAGGATTTTGATTCTCAACCTGATGCCTGTTAAAATTACTACCGAGACCCATCTTCTGCGAATGCTTTCCAATAATCCGCTGCAGATCGAAATTACCCTTATGCACACCATGACGCACACCTCAAAGAATACGCCCGTTGAGCATCTGAAAGCTTTTTACAAGACCTTTCATCAGGTGAAAGAAAAGAAATTTGACGGGTTCATTATCACAGGCGCTCCGGTGGAACATATGGAATTCGAAGAGGTGGATTACTGGAAGGAACTTACTGAAATAATGGACTGGTCAACCGGTCATGTTACTTCCACCTTATATATCTGCTGGGCTGCGCAGGCTGGTTTGTATTATTTCTATGGCATACCCAAATACCCTTTGCCGGAAAAAATGTTTGGAGTGTTCCGGCACAAAGTAAATAATCCCAGAATCCCTCTGGTGCGAGGATTTGACGATGAATTTCTGGCTCCTCACAGCCGCCATACCGAAATCCGCAGAAGCGATATTGAGAAAATTCATGACCTCGAAATCGTTTCAGAGTCTGATAAGGCCGGAGTGTATATCGTTGTTTCGAAAGATGGCCGCAAAGTCTTCGTAACCGGACATTCAGAATATGATCCTTATACCCTCAGGGATGAATACCTGCGCGATAAAAACAAAGGTTTGCCCATCCACGTTCCTGAAAACTATTTTCCGGAAAACGACCCTTCAAAGGAACCGCTTGTTTACTGGAGAAGCCATGCAAATCTGCTTTTTTCCAACTGGCTGAATTATTATGTGTACCAGGTTACTCCCTATATCCTTAACGGAGACTAAAATAAAAAACCGCATTAATCGTAATCTCACTGAAAGCCCCTTTCGTCAGGCTTAGGGTGCCAGGTTATTCAACCTTCCGCTGCGACAGCAAGCTGTCAGTGTTGCGGCCTGATTTAGGAACCTATGAGCTTAACCCTTATCAGTTCCGATTTGTTGAGCTTTGCGGGATTAGTAATTAATGCGGCTGTATCTTGTCGTTAAAAGAACGTTTCCGAGGTAAATATACTAAATAAATTTCGTTTTCCATACGTTTTAAGCCTGCTTTTTAACAATTTTTCTAACCGTATTTCATTTCCGCCTGAATATAAAAACATTATGGATGATTTGCTCAATTGTTTGTAAATCAAACATATATCAGTATTATTCCCACCTGCCGGGTATGGAATACCCGCAAAAGCGGCATTTCCCCTTCACTATGTTATTCGAAAGAATCCGGTATCCTTTGCGTTCAATTACCATTTTGCCGCAGCCGGGACAATACGTGTTTTCAGCATCATTGCCGGGTACATTTCCTATGTAAACGTATTTCATCCCTTCTTCCATGGCAATTGACCGGGCCTGCTGAAGCACTCCAACAGGTGTCGGGGCAACCTGTGTAAGCTTGTATTGCGGCATAAAACGGCTGAAATGCAAAGGACAATCCGAAAGGCCATTACCGACGAGCCATTGACACATAGACCGGATCATTTTCATGTTGTCCGTCCAACCGGGAATGATCAGGTTGGTTATTTCCAGCCACACTCCTTCCTGTTTGAGCACGAGCAATGTATTGAGAACAGGCTGTAGTTTCCCTGCATTCAGTTTCAGATAGATGCTTTCATCAAATGATTTGAGGTCTATATTGGCAGCATCAATATACCGGGCCAGCGCCCGGAGAGGCTTCTCATTGATATATCCGTTGCTGTGCAGGGTGTTGTATATCCCTTTTTTATGCGCTATTACCGAGGTATCATACGTGTACTCGTAAAAAGTAACGGGTTCGGAATAGGTATAGGCTATAGACCGGCATCCCGATGCAAGGCATTTCTCCACCACTTTGTCCGGCATCAGATCGAAGTTATCCGTTTCTTTGGGGCTGGCCTGTGAAATGGTCCAGTTCTGGCAGTTAAGACAACCGAAATTGCATCCGGCTGTTGCAATGGAGTAAACAAGTGTCCCCGGCATAAAATGAAACAAGGGTTTCTTTTCCATCGGGTCAATATGAACTGCGCAGGGATTACCATATGCGATGGTATAGAGTTTTCCTCTGAAGTTTACACGGTTTCGGCAGTCACTGGTTTCCCCCGGACGCAAGGTACATTCATTGGGGCAAATCAGGCACTTTACTCCGCGTGGCGTTTCTTCCCAGAAAATTGCCTCGCGGCTCCATTTCCATAATTGTTCATCTCCAGGCACTGCAGCGAAAATTCCGCTTCCTTTTCCAAAGGAAGACAAGAACATTCCTCCGCATCCTGCAAATATCCCCGTACGAAGAAATTCTCTTCTGTTAAGTTTGGAAGCCATACAAGGTGTTTTATCAACGGATGGCAGTTTAACAGATCGATGCCTTATGCAAAGATACGATATTTTGTTCCTAAAAGCACGTTCTTTCTGGCATTGTCAGGTAGCTGAAGAACCATAAAATGGAGTATCTTTGCAGTGCCAGTATGCCGTTTTATCGCTTCCGGTTTTGGCCGGAAGAGGAAAGTCCGGGCAGCTCAGAACACTGCACTCCCGAAAGGGAGATACCCGCGAGGGTATGAAGACGGAACAGAGAACAACCGTCCGCTCTTATGCGGATAAGGGTGAAAAGGCGGGGTAAGAGCCCACCGGCCCGTATGGTGACATCGGGTGCTGTCCGTCCTGCAGGCTGAAAGGCCGCGTATATCCCGGTTTCAGGTTTTCTGAAACTGTATGTTCTGGCAGAATCCGGTGATTCCGGATACCGGGAGGGGTAGGCCGCTCAGAGAAATGATAAGAATTCCGCTTCCGCGGAATACAGAACCTGGCTTACAGGCAAACTGGCCAACGAAAGGATACCGCTTCAGGCGATATCCTTTCTCGTTTTATCAAAAGGCATTGATTGTTTCCCTGATGCGGACCAGATGCTCCAGAAGGGATTCCAGCCGGCTGAGGTGCAGCATATTGGCTCCGTCTGACAAAGCCCTGGAGGGGTCAGGATGCGTTTCACAGAAAATTCCGTCAGCCCCGGTTGCTATTCCCGCCCTGGCAATCGTTTCAATCAGTTCAGGTTTCCCTCCACTGACTCCGGAACTTTGATTGGGTTGCTGCAGCGAATGAGTTATATCAACCACAACCGGAAATCCTGTCTTTTGCATCTCGGCAATGCCCCGAAAATCAACAATGAGGTCCTGATAACCAAACATGGTGCCCCGTTCTGTGAGGATGACCTTTGAATTGCCGGAATCAACCACTTTTTGTGCAGCAAAACGCATTGATTCCGGTGCCAGGAACTGACCTTTCTTGATATTGACAATTTTTCCCGTAAGGGCTGCCGCAACAAGCAGGTCGGTCTGACGGCACAGGAATGCCGGAATTTGAAGGATATCCACATACTTCGCGGCCATTTCAGCTTCCGGGATAGAATGAATATCGGTAATTACCGGAACGTGCAGTTTTTCCCTCACTTTGGCCAGAATTTCAAGGGCTTTTTCATCCCCGATACCCTGAAAGGAATCCAGCCTGCTCCGGTTGGCCTTCCGGTACGAGGCCTTAAATACATAAGGAATGCGGAAGGCTGTTGTGATTTCCTTTACTTTTCCGGCAACATCGAAACATAAAGTTTCGCTTTCCACCACACAGGGACCTGCCAGAAGAAAAAACTGACCGCTGTCCAGATCCTTGATCCAGGGAAGCCCCTGTAACACATTCATTCGATTATTTTCTGCCTTGTTCATATTGAATAGGGATATTTGTTTTTCCACCATCGCTTCAGTCGTTCGGCAATTTCTTTTTCGCGTGCATTATCCTGAGGTTCATAGAGCAAAAGCGACCTGATTTCAGGAGGGAGAAATTCTTCCTGAACAAAATTACCCTCATAGTCATGGGCATATTTATAATCTTTTCCATAGCCCAGTTCTTTCATTAACTGGGTGGGGGCATTCCTGATGGCCAGGGGAACGCTGAGGTCACCGGTTGTTTTCACTGTATCCAAAGCTTTCTCTATGGCCATGTAGGCTGAATTGCTTTTGGGTGAGGTAGCCAGATAGATGGCAGTTTCTGAAAGAATGATCCTTGCTTCGGGCATTCCCACCTGGTGAACCGCCTGAAAGCAGGCATTGGCGAGCAACAGCGCATTGGGGTTTGCCAGGCCGATATCTTCAGCGGCCAGAATGATCATTCTGCGTGCAATAAATAAAATGTCTTCTCCTCCTTCCAGCATACGGGCAAGCCAGTAAACCGCCCCGTTGGGATCACTGCCTCTTACCGACTTGATAAATGCTGAAATAATATCATAATGCTGTTCTCCTGCTTTGTCATACAGGGCGATTTTTTCCGTTATGCATCGGGTAACCGTTTCATTGGTTATTTCTACCGGCCCGCTTTCAGACGGATGCGCCTGCACTACAATTTCCAGTATGTTTAAAAGCTTGCGGGCATCTCCTCCTGAATACCTCAGAATGGCTTCCGTTTCCAGCACATGGATTTCCATTTTTTTCAGAACAACGTCCTGTTCAATGGCACGCTGCAAAATGGTCATAAGTTCATTTTTCCCCAGTGGTTTCAGTACGTACACCTGGCATCTTGAAAGCAACGGGGCAATCACTTCAAAGGAAGGATTTTCCGTCGTTGCCCCCATGAGAACCACAGTGCCGTTCTCAACTGCACTGAGCAGGGCGTCCTGCTGCGATTTGCTGAAACGGTGAATCTCATCAATGAAAAGGATAGGAGGGGGGGAGTCCATAAAACGGGTCTTTTTGGCCTTTTCAATCATCTCCCTTACGTCTTTTACCCCCGAATGTACAGCACTCAGCATGTAAAACGGTCTTTTAAGCTCAGCGGCTATGATCTGTGCCAGTGTTGTTTTCCCGACTCCCGGTGGCCCCCATAAAATAAGGGAATGCAACTGACCCGACTCGATCACTTTCCTCAGAATAGCGCCCTGTCCGGTCAGATGCTCCTGACCGATGTAATCAGAGAGATGTTTTGGCCTCATTCGTTCGGCAAGCGGCGCAAGACCCATCAGCAATTGCATTATGAACAACATGCCAAGTTAGAATAATATTTTTAAATTTGTGGTGATATGGAAATGCCTCAGGATGTAATTAACCATTAAAAAACTGATTATGAAAGCTTTCCGAAGTTTGTTGCTTTTTGCCGGCTTTTTTTCTTTGATGTTTCCTCTGAATGCCCAGTTGGGAGATATTGGAACCCTTGTGGCTGGCGGACCGAAAGATGCTGAACTTTTGCTTCAGAACTACCTTAAACCATTTGGAAATGCCCTCGGAGCTAACCTTTCTGCCGGTTGGTACTCAACAGCTAAGTCGCATAATCTCCTGGGTTTCGACATTACGCTGTCAACCTCTGTTGCATTTGTTCCACAAGCCGACCGGATGTTTGATGCCAGCCGCCTGGCTCTGACCAACTCAGGAAATGTTTCCGCTCATGTAACCGGCACCAGTTCACCTACTTTCTCAGGAAAGAGGGAAGCCGGCCAGGAAATCACGTATATTTATACCTACAATTCAACCCCTTATGAAATTGCCAAATATAAAACTCCTCAGGGTACCGGGCTCACATTTCTTCCCAGCCCTATGCTCAAGGTGGGAATTGGCCTGATCAAAGGCACCGAAATCATGGGGCGGTATGTCCCTAAAGTGGGTCTTGGCAAATTCGGCGATTTCAGTTTATGGGGAGTAGGAATAAAACACGAACTGAAACAGTATATTCCTGTACTGAGCAGGGTGCCCATTCTGAACATTTCTCTGATGGGCGGATATACCAAAATGAACAGCGGTGCAAATATTTCGTTTACTCCTGACGATCTTGGTGTAACCGTTTCCAATCCCCCCAGCCCGGATACCTGGAAAAATCAGAGAATGGATCTCGGCGTATCAAACTGGACGGTCAATCTTCTTGTTTCTGCTGACCTGCCAATAATTGCCGTTTACGGAGGCGCCGGAGTTTCCTCCTCCAAAACGGCACTGAAACTTAAGGGGAACTTCCCGATACCTACATTGAACACAACCACAGCCCAAGTGGAGGTTCAACCCTTGGCCAATCCAATCGATATTTCTATTGAAGGGAAAGACGGCGGCATTACCAAACCACGGCTGAATGCAGGATTTAAACTCAAGCTGGGTTTGCTTCATATCAATTTTGATTACATCTATGCAAACTATTCCATTGCCACGGCGGGATTTGGGATCAGCTTCCGTTAAATCACAAAATCAAGAACAGGGAAGGCTGGTCCGGAACTGACCAGCCTTTCGTTTTTATACTGTACCTGATGGTTTTTTGAAAAAGTTACTTAATGAAATGGCAGAATGAGACGAACGGAGAACAAAATTGGAATGAACCATCTCAACTCACTGCAACTGTCAGAATATCGCAGTTTACTGCGAATTCTCCGCCCGGCTTTTTCCGAGGGTGAAATTGCAAGAATCAAGCAGGTTATTCGTTTTCTTCATCAGTCTGTTTCGGAAAAATCCGAAGATCTGGTCGAAAAATCTTTTAACCAGGCTCTTTCGGTTGCATCGGTTGTGGCCGGAGATATAGGTCTCGGCACCCATTCAGTAATAGCTGCTTTGTTATATAAGGCCGCTGAATTACATATTGTATCTGAACACGATATAAAGAATCTGGGCGGCGATAAATGCGCTGAGCTGGTAGAGGGTCTCATCAGGATATCTTCGTTTGAAATGCAGCCTTCAGCAGGGCAGGCCGAAAATTTCAGGCAACTTCTCCTCGCTTTGGCTGCGGATATAAGGATTATACTGATTAAGCTGGCGGAAAGGCTCGTTGTTATGCGGTCTATGGATAAGGAAGACCTTCCCTTCCGCCTCCGGTTAGCATGGGAAGCATTCAATCTGTATGCTCCACTGGCTCACCGGCTGGGACTCTATAACCTGAAATCGGAGATGGAAGATATTGCCATGAAGCATTCTGACCCGGAAAACTATTTTCTGATTGAGCAGAGGCTTCGTGAAACATCAAGGAAGAGAACCCGTTTAATCAGGGAATTTATTACCCCCATCGAAAATGAATTAACCGCCCAGGGATTCCGATATGAGATAAAAAGCCGCACCAAATCGGTATGGAGCATCTGGAATAAGATGAAGAAACAACAGGTGAGCTTTGATGAAATCTATGATGTATTTGCCATCAGGATCATTATTGATTCGGAACCCAAAAATGAAAAATCAGACTGCTGGCGGGTTTACTCAATTGTCACTGATCTTTACCAGCCCAATCCGCAACGGCTGCGCGACTGGATTTCAGTACCCAAATCCAATGGCTATGAATCCCTTCATACTACGGTCATAGGCCCTGGTGGTACCTGGGTGGAGGTTCAGATTCGTACCCGCCGCATGGATGACATTGCAGAAAAAGGTTTTGCCGCCCACTGGAAGTATAAAGGAGTCCGTGATGACAATTCACTTGATCAGTGGCTTGGAAAAGTGAGGGAATTACTCGAAATGCCTGCTGCCGATGCGTCTGAAATCCTGGACGAATTGCAGCGCAATCCCCTGAACGAGGAAGTTTTCGTTTTCACCCCAAAAGGCGATCTGAGGAAGTTTCCCCAGGGAGCTACTGTGCTCGATTTTGCCTTCGATATCCATACCCAGGTGGGATGCAGTTGCATGGGGGCCAAAGTGAACGGAAAAAACGTACCCATCCGCTATGTGTTGCGAAATGGTGATAAAGTGGAAATCCTTCAGGGTAAGTCCCAGAAACCTAAACCCGATTGGCTCGATTTTGTCGTTACCACAAAGGCGAAAACCCGCATCCGCCAGTACCTGAAAGAAGAAGTTGTCCGTGAAGCCGAACACGGAAAGGAACTTCTGATGCGCAGAATGAAGAACTGGAAAGTTGATTACAACGACGAAAACATCAGAAAACTCCTCGACCATTATAAACTAAAGACATCATCCGATTTGTTTTACAGGATTTCTGTCCATGAAATTGATCTGGCCGAAGTAAAAAACATACTTACCCGCAGGGAAGAACCTGAAACTGTTGCTGAACCACTTCAGCCCGCAGTTCCTGCCGAAACAGTTACTGTCCCCCAGACCCGGTCAGAAGACTTTCTTGTAATTGATGACAAAATCAAAAACGTGGATTACCGCCTGGCCAAATGCTGTTCTCCGGTTCCGGGTGACGAGATTTTCGGATTTGTTACCGTAAGTGAAGGAATCAAAATCCACCGGATCAACTGCCCTAATGCCCGTCAGCTTCTCCAGAAATACGGATACCGGGTTGTCAAAGCTCACTGGAAATACCCGGAAGGAACTGGCTATTTTGAAGCAGTTATCCGTATAACAGGAATTGATGAGCTGGGAGTAATCAATAAACTGACGGATGTGATTTCACGCGATTTGCGGGTGAATATGCGTTCCCTCTCCATTGATGCCAAAGAAGGCATCTACGAAGGATTTGTCCGCGTAATGGTTCGCGATAAAATCCATCTTAATGAACTGATCCACCGGTTGGCAAAAGTGAAAGGCGTACTGACCGTTTCCCGGGTGGAAGGAATGTAGAACTATTCTTCCGTCTGAATGTATTTGATGGGAATTCGCAGGTAAGGTTCAAAAAACTGGCCCAGTTCAAACATGTCGTCATCTCCTTCCTCGTAGAACCAGTTGATTTCCATTCTATGCGATTCATCGACCTTATCGTTCAGTGTCTTCAAAATGTTGTGCAGAGCTTTCGAGGAACTTGTATTGATGTACTCAAACTGGAGATTGATCTGAGTAAATTCCGGCAGGTTTTCAACATACTGATTGAGCCATTCCATAACAGGCCTGTAAAAAGCAACCGGATCTTCGGGGATTGACCGCCCCGAGATTTCTATCAGCCCTCTCTGAAGCTTTACTGTTGGCGTTTGGTTTGAACCGGAAATTATCAGGTTGTCCATCGATATCCAATTTTGTAAGTATGAAAACAAATATATAAAAAATATTACGTACAATAGAATGAACTTTTCGTATTTCTTTTTTGGTAAAAAGTTAGCTTGGTATTAATTATTTTTACAAATGAATCGTTTCTGTAATTGGGTTTATATGAACAAAAACCTTCCGGTTTACCGGAATCTGTTAATTGGTATACTTTTTCTATTTCCCGGATTTATGCTGGCACAGTCAATGGAACGTTTTTTGCCTGAAAATCCAGGCAATCAATATACTGTCGAGAACACCCGGTTTTTTACCGGCAAAAAACTGTATGAATACATAGACGGCGGGGCGGAATTGTACCTTTCCTATCATTACCGGAAATGTATCAGCCGGAACTATGTTCATAGCTCTGAACCCGAAATTATCTGTGAAGTTTTTGACATGGGCAATTCGTACAATGCCTATGGCGTATTTTCCAACATGCGCGAAACGGAGAATAACGAATTTGGCCAGGGATGCCAGCGGCTGAAAGGTTCCATTCTCTTCTGGAAAAACAGGTATATAGTGTCGCTGATGACTCCGCGTGAAACTCCCGTGTCAGTTGAGACCATGAACCAGATTGCAGCTTTTGTTGATCGTGCGATCCCGGGAACCGGTCCCCTGCCTTCCATTCTTAATTATCTGCCAAAGAACGGATTAACCCGTGAAAACATCCTGTATTTTACCCATTTCTCATGGCAGAATGCTTTCTATTTTCTGGGAAGTGATGATATTCTGATGATTGGCACAAATACTCCATGTGTCTGGGCTCGTTATGGTACTCCCGAACACCGTCTTTTTCTCCTGCTGATCCGTTACGATGATAAAACGAAGGCGGAAAAAGCATTGTCTTTCTTCCGCAATGCGTTTGGTGCCGGAAAAGAGGTAAGCGTACCTGTAAAACTGGAAGACGGAACGTTCTTTACCATGGTTTGCGTGGACAATTTTTTATGCGGAGTCTTTAATGCATCCTCA
The window above is part of the Bacteroidales bacterium genome. Proteins encoded here:
- a CDS encoding DUF1987 domain-containing protein, yielding MDNLIISGSNQTPTVKLQRGLIEISGRSIPEDPVAFYRPVMEWLNQYVENLPEFTQINLQFEYINTSSSKALHNILKTLNDKVDESHRMEINWFYEEGDDDMFELGQFFEPYLRIPIKYIQTEE